Proteins from a single region of Dyadobacter fanqingshengii:
- a CDS encoding alpha/beta hydrolase-fold protein: MRRIYFSLTLLLTLSITGLAQRIIHLDEGLAAGPCHQYGREALYTDQLAFQLYNGTLAKPQEGALLLKNAKGEDINWRKVKADTSHRLRGDSFSNGYVYLTYQSEKEQTAILTVTGNDMLFFNGVPRGGDMYRYGWMNLPVRLKKGTNEIYARVARFGRFGGIAANLTFPEKPVFIDTKDATLPDVVPGLKNDSLWIGLVVANTSPKVLTGLQIKAVVSGKEVVTHLPSIPALSLRKIGFVVNASGVQTGKQDVVVTLTQAGKVIDSKSVSIQSVEEGKQYSRTFVSELDGSVQYYAVSPQLKSGSTEKPALFFSVHGAEVQAISQARAYKPKDWGVLVAPTNRRPRGFNWEDWGRLDALEVLDIAKIQYTPDPAKIFLTGHSMGGHGTWFLGATYPDKWAAIAPSAGYPTLSSYGSHDGVIPDSAGSPIEAVLLRASNPSNVLALTSNYKSLGVYVAHGDADRTVPVTYARQMRDILGKFHRDFSYYEHIGGEHWYGDISVDWPPIFNFFSWHSIPADTAVNAIDFTTANPGISSKMRWAAVHQQLTTLKYSRVQLNSDKKTKTITGKTDNVALLSLDLGAFPVGTDVSVTLDSLAALEYKVKKENETIYLKKQNNWQLAEAPTKTQKNILRNGTFKDAFRNRMVFVYATGGSREEAIWALEKAKFDAESWYYRGNGAVDVIADKDFLPQNFKDRGVILYGNQDTNAAWNSLLKDCPVSVTKGKITVGEKQFTGDLATYFVYPRPDSDIASVAVIAGTSKKGFQAANANQYFSGGSGFPDLMIFSPGMLKDGIKEVKMAGFFGNDWSVEKGEFVNN, encoded by the coding sequence ATGAGACGAATTTACTTTTCACTCACTCTATTACTGACCCTTTCCATTACAGGCCTTGCTCAGAGAATTATCCATCTGGACGAAGGACTGGCAGCCGGGCCTTGTCATCAATACGGCCGGGAAGCATTGTATACCGACCAGCTCGCGTTTCAACTTTACAACGGGACATTGGCAAAACCGCAAGAAGGCGCTTTGCTGCTTAAAAACGCCAAAGGCGAGGACATTAACTGGCGGAAAGTGAAAGCCGACACATCGCACCGTTTACGCGGTGATTCTTTTTCCAATGGATACGTTTATCTGACTTATCAATCTGAGAAAGAGCAAACCGCAATCCTGACTGTGACAGGCAATGATATGCTTTTCTTCAATGGCGTGCCGCGCGGCGGGGATATGTATCGTTATGGATGGATGAACCTGCCGGTGCGTTTGAAAAAAGGAACGAACGAAATCTATGCGCGGGTAGCACGTTTCGGGAGATTCGGCGGCATTGCGGCAAATCTGACATTTCCCGAAAAGCCTGTTTTTATCGATACAAAGGACGCAACATTGCCGGATGTCGTTCCGGGCTTAAAGAATGATTCGCTTTGGATCGGCCTGGTTGTGGCGAACACAAGCCCGAAAGTGCTCACCGGTTTGCAAATCAAAGCGGTGGTTTCGGGAAAAGAAGTTGTCACCCATTTGCCTTCCATTCCTGCATTGTCTTTGCGAAAGATCGGGTTTGTCGTAAATGCTTCCGGCGTTCAGACTGGTAAACAGGACGTGGTCGTTACTTTAACACAAGCGGGTAAAGTGATTGATTCAAAGAGTGTTAGCATTCAGTCTGTTGAGGAAGGAAAGCAATATAGCAGGACATTTGTCAGTGAATTGGATGGAAGTGTTCAATATTATGCAGTGTCGCCGCAGTTGAAATCCGGTTCCACTGAGAAACCAGCGTTATTTTTCTCCGTCCACGGTGCAGAAGTTCAAGCCATCAGTCAGGCGAGGGCATATAAGCCAAAAGATTGGGGCGTTTTGGTTGCACCCACAAACAGACGCCCAAGAGGTTTCAACTGGGAAGATTGGGGAAGGTTGGACGCATTGGAAGTTCTGGACATTGCCAAAATACAGTATACTCCTGATCCAGCAAAGATTTTCCTGACCGGTCACTCCATGGGCGGCCACGGAACATGGTTTCTTGGCGCAACATATCCCGACAAATGGGCTGCAATCGCTCCATCTGCCGGTTATCCGACATTATCCTCTTATGGCTCGCATGACGGCGTGATCCCTGACAGCGCAGGCTCACCCATCGAAGCGGTGTTGCTCCGCGCCAGTAACCCGAGCAATGTGCTTGCGCTGACTTCCAACTACAAAAGCCTGGGCGTATATGTGGCACACGGGGATGCAGACAGGACCGTGCCTGTAACATATGCTAGACAAATGCGCGACATTCTAGGCAAATTTCACAGGGATTTCAGCTATTACGAGCATATTGGCGGAGAACACTGGTATGGCGATATCAGCGTGGACTGGCCTCCGATCTTTAACTTTTTCAGCTGGCATTCGATCCCTGCAGATACAGCGGTGAATGCGATAGACTTTACAACGGCTAACCCCGGAATTTCGTCGAAAATGCGTTGGGCGGCTGTGCATCAGCAACTTACTACGCTTAAATACAGCAGAGTACAACTGAATTCGGACAAAAAAACTAAGACGATTACCGGTAAGACAGATAATGTTGCCTTGCTTTCTTTGGATCTGGGCGCATTTCCTGTCGGGACCGATGTAAGCGTCACATTGGACAGTCTAGCAGCTTTGGAATATAAGGTTAAGAAAGAGAACGAAACCATTTATTTGAAAAAACAGAATAACTGGCAACTTGCCGAAGCACCGACCAAGACACAGAAAAACATTTTGAGAAACGGCACGTTTAAGGACGCTTTCAGGAACAGAATGGTGTTCGTATATGCAACGGGCGGAAGCAGAGAGGAAGCCATCTGGGCTCTGGAAAAGGCAAAATTTGATGCTGAATCGTGGTATTACCGGGGAAATGGAGCTGTTGACGTTATCGCGGATAAGGATTTTTTGCCGCAAAATTTCAAAGATCGCGGCGTAATCTTGTACGGAAATCAAGACACGAATGCGGCATGGAACTCATTATTGAAAGATTGTCCGGTAAGTGTTACCAAAGGCAAGATCACCGTGGGAGAAAAGCAGTTTACCGGAGATCTGGCAACCTATTTCGTCTATCCGAGACCGGATAGCGACATTGCATCCGTGGCTGTGATTGCCGGAACAAGCAAGAAAGGATTCCAGGCAGCGAATGCAAATCAATACTTCAGCGGCGGAAGCGGTTTTCCTGATCTGATGATCTTCTCGCCTGGTATGCTGAAAGATGGCATTAAGGAAGTGAAAATGGCTGGTTTTTTTGGAAATGACTGGTCGGTTGAAAAAGGCGAGTTTGTAAATAATTGA
- a CDS encoding glycogen synthase: MKANTLLFEIAWEVCNQIGGIFTFIKSKVPTMTDTYGDNYFLIGPYIPEKAKLDFRPIRDLDNTPLSNAIQHIKMLGFEIHYGYWLLEEAHPKVILINPVINMEALHAAKATLWQHHEISALESNALLDQVIGFGEVTRLLLTKLIEEIDINQDVIAHYHEWMSATSLPELSWRQARLATVFTTHATLLGRYLASNEPDYFSKISTFDWTQKAREYGIETQAKIERNVAKHANVLVTNSALTATECETFLGRRPDSIVHSGIHRKPGVGHEVFEKHLQNREKIDAFIKALFSPSYQLKSDKTLYFFTSGRYEFRNKGFDITLQAIARLNEVLVRRQSDIRVVLFIITKKPFYNIKPDVLEARQRFQELQKICKKISAKLGPRMYANVTGSAGHKLPDLNQLIDDELQMTWRQALANFKRKGLPPVTTHHLLEQDDITMFCDQAGLNNKEEDRVKVIYHPDFIERAISLFSMDYLEFVRGCHLGVFPSLYEPWGNAAMETVLHGTPVVTSDISGFGRFASETADMDGNHQIKTIKRREQSSEDAVIQLTEIFTQFVEEFEDQSYIPRATLPKPFLDTLCWSELQQRYHENYRLALLRSQPVAGLY; encoded by the coding sequence TTGAAGGCGAATACACTTCTGTTCGAAATTGCCTGGGAAGTCTGCAATCAGATCGGCGGGATATTCACGTTCATCAAGTCCAAAGTCCCAACCATGACGGACACCTATGGCGACAATTATTTCCTCATCGGGCCTTACATTCCTGAAAAAGCTAAGCTCGATTTCCGCCCGATCCGCGACCTGGATAACACGCCGCTTTCGAACGCGATTCAGCACATCAAAATGCTGGGTTTTGAAATACATTATGGCTACTGGCTGCTCGAAGAAGCGCATCCAAAAGTGATTTTGATCAATCCGGTTATTAACATGGAAGCGCTTCATGCGGCCAAAGCAACATTATGGCAGCATCACGAAATATCTGCGCTCGAAAGCAATGCATTACTGGATCAAGTAATTGGTTTTGGGGAAGTTACCCGCCTCTTATTAACCAAATTAATTGAAGAAATTGACATTAACCAGGATGTGATCGCACATTATCACGAGTGGATGTCGGCCACGAGCCTGCCTGAGCTCTCCTGGCGGCAAGCTCGGCTCGCGACCGTTTTTACTACGCACGCCACACTGCTCGGCCGTTATCTGGCTTCGAACGAACCCGATTATTTTTCCAAAATTTCAACCTTCGACTGGACGCAAAAGGCCAGGGAATATGGCATAGAAACGCAGGCGAAAATAGAAAGGAATGTGGCTAAACACGCGAATGTGCTGGTTACTAACAGCGCATTGACCGCGACAGAATGTGAAACATTTTTAGGTCGACGCCCCGACAGTATAGTGCATAGCGGCATCCACCGGAAGCCCGGTGTTGGCCACGAAGTTTTTGAGAAACATTTGCAGAACCGGGAAAAGATCGACGCATTTATTAAGGCGCTCTTTTCACCCAGTTATCAGCTCAAAAGCGATAAAACGCTGTATTTTTTCACGTCCGGCAGATACGAATTCCGCAACAAAGGTTTTGATATAACCTTGCAGGCAATCGCCCGGCTCAATGAGGTGCTTGTTCGCAGGCAGTCCGATATCCGTGTTGTTTTGTTTATCATTACCAAAAAGCCTTTTTACAACATTAAGCCCGATGTCCTCGAAGCACGGCAGCGATTTCAGGAGTTGCAAAAAATCTGTAAAAAGATCAGCGCCAAGCTCGGGCCAAGAATGTACGCCAATGTTACTGGCTCAGCCGGTCATAAGCTGCCCGACTTGAACCAACTCATTGACGATGAGTTACAAATGACGTGGCGACAAGCACTCGCAAATTTTAAGAGAAAAGGCCTGCCTCCCGTAACGACACATCATCTGCTCGAACAAGACGACATTACCATGTTCTGCGACCAGGCCGGATTAAATAACAAAGAAGAAGATCGTGTCAAAGTGATCTATCATCCCGATTTCATCGAAAGAGCAATCTCATTATTCTCAATGGATTATCTGGAATTTGTAAGAGGCTGTCATTTGGGTGTTTTCCCATCCCTATACGAGCCTTGGGGCAATGCAGCAATGGAAACGGTGCTTCATGGAACACCCGTGGTGACCAGTGACATTTCCGGTTTTGGACGTTTTGCAAGCGAAACCGCCGATATGGACGGAAATCATCAAATAAAAACCATAAAACGCCGCGAACAATCGAGCGAAGACGCAGTCATTCAGCTCACCGAAATTTTCACTCAATTCGTCGAAGAGTTTGAAGATCAGTCCTATATCCCCCGCGCTACCCTACCCAAGCCCTTCCTGGACACGCTATGCTGGTCCGAGCTGCAACAGCGATATCATGAAAATTACAGACTGGCACTTTTAAGATCCCAGCCTGTTGCAGGGTTGTATTAA
- a CDS encoding DUF5009 domain-containing protein, which translates to MKTLSPASLRLDSIDIFRALTMLLMIFVNDFWTLTGVPEWMEHSKGSDDAMGLSDVVFPVFLFIVGLSIPFAIANRKSKGDSNGTILFHIGERTFALLLMGVFIVNFENIVSSGMWVNKYVWEILMVVAFFLIWNVYPNDLGKKSLYMGLKILGYLLLVGLAAIYKGGDEANPSWMGTHWYGILGLIGWAYLICAVIYFMAGDNLVFNVVGWLFLILFNIADFAGLLSFLDPVKDYVWIVGSGAMPAFTMAGVVASVIYRLYSRKNGITATYLAILIILGIVCLAYGFGTRPFWGISKIRATPAWVGICSGIAFIVFAVLFWLVDLKKVKDWANMIKPAGTATLTCYLVPYVWYAVLTLIHFSLPVFLRTGIIGLVKSFCFALLVIIVTGLINRMGIRLKI; encoded by the coding sequence ATGAAAACTTTATCGCCCGCCTCACTGCGCCTCGATTCTATTGACATTTTTCGCGCGCTAACCATGCTGCTCATGATTTTTGTAAACGATTTCTGGACGCTTACCGGCGTTCCGGAATGGATGGAGCACAGCAAGGGCTCCGACGACGCCATGGGTCTTTCGGATGTCGTGTTTCCTGTGTTTTTGTTCATTGTTGGCTTGTCTATTCCCTTTGCGATCGCAAACAGAAAATCGAAAGGGGATAGCAATGGAACGATCCTGTTCCACATTGGCGAACGCACATTTGCGCTCCTGTTAATGGGCGTTTTCATTGTGAATTTTGAAAATATCGTAAGCTCCGGCATGTGGGTGAACAAATATGTGTGGGAGATTTTGATGGTGGTGGCTTTCTTTCTGATCTGGAATGTGTATCCCAATGATCTCGGTAAAAAATCGCTTTATATGGGCCTGAAAATTCTGGGCTATCTGCTTCTGGTGGGCCTGGCTGCCATTTACAAGGGTGGCGATGAGGCGAACCCGTCCTGGATGGGCACGCATTGGTATGGCATTCTTGGGCTGATCGGTTGGGCTTACCTGATCTGTGCGGTGATTTATTTTATGGCAGGCGATAATTTGGTATTCAATGTTGTCGGCTGGCTGTTTCTTATATTGTTCAACATTGCAGACTTTGCGGGATTACTTTCCTTTTTGGATCCTGTCAAAGATTACGTCTGGATTGTTGGGAGCGGGGCGATGCCGGCTTTTACAATGGCAGGCGTTGTAGCATCGGTCATTTATCGGCTTTACAGCAGGAAAAACGGCATTACTGCTACGTATCTGGCAATCCTGATCATTCTCGGCATTGTTTGCCTGGCTTACGGATTTGGAACGCGTCCGTTTTGGGGCATTTCCAAGATCAGGGCAACGCCGGCCTGGGTTGGGATTTGCAGCGGCATTGCGTTCATCGTTTTTGCAGTGCTGTTCTGGCTGGTAGACCTGAAAAAAGTAAAAGACTGGGCAAACATGATCAAACCTGCGGGAACAGCCACATTAACCTGCTATCTCGTGCCCTACGTCTGGTATGCGGTGCTGACGCTCATTCATTTTAGTCTGCCCGTATTTCTCAGGACGGGCATTATTGGGCTGGTTAAGTCATTTTGTTTTGCCTTGCTTGTCATTATTGTAACCGGCTTGATCAATCGGATGGGTATCAGACTTAAGATTTGA
- a CDS encoding sugar phosphate isomerase/epimerase family protein translates to MDTRRAFVKKGIAGLVTGGVLSQSAFAEDFVFEKKPDTFRLVMAGFSFVNFKLDESLEMMKKTDVHYLCIKDFHLPYKSTAEEITAFHEKLKQAGVTGYAVGPIYTKTPQDIDNAFDYAKRVGVKLIVGIPNHEDLKYVSDKVKETGIRYAIHNHGPEDKLYPNATSINNLIKDLDPGLGICFDMGHNRRDNQDSVADLGKYSKRIFDIHLKNVTAATKDGKTCELGRGIIDIPAFVKMLRKVKYDGCCSLEYEKDMKDPLAGIAESVGYFKGVCDAVS, encoded by the coding sequence ATGGATACGAGAAGAGCTTTTGTAAAGAAAGGAATTGCCGGATTGGTTACCGGCGGCGTTTTGTCCCAATCGGCTTTTGCTGAGGATTTTGTGTTTGAAAAAAAGCCAGACACATTCAGGTTGGTCATGGCCGGATTTAGCTTCGTGAATTTCAAGCTGGATGAGTCACTGGAAATGATGAAGAAAACGGACGTACATTATTTGTGTATCAAAGATTTTCATTTACCATACAAAAGCACTGCTGAGGAAATTACGGCATTTCATGAAAAACTGAAACAAGCTGGGGTGACCGGATATGCGGTGGGGCCGATCTATACAAAAACACCTCAGGATATTGATAACGCATTTGATTATGCCAAAAGGGTGGGCGTGAAGCTGATCGTTGGCATTCCCAACCACGAGGATCTTAAATACGTAAGTGACAAGGTAAAGGAAACAGGCATTCGTTATGCGATCCATAACCATGGTCCTGAGGACAAGCTTTATCCCAATGCAACATCCATCAACAACCTCATCAAAGATCTCGATCCGGGGTTAGGCATTTGTTTCGATATGGGCCATAACCGACGCGATAACCAGGACTCGGTGGCGGATCTGGGTAAATATTCCAAAAGGATTTTTGATATACATTTAAAAAATGTCACTGCCGCCACCAAGGACGGGAAAACATGCGAGCTGGGACGCGGAATTATTGATATTCCTGCATTTGTGAAAATGCTCAGAAAGGTAAAGTATGACGGCTGCTGTAGTCTTGAATATGAGAAAGATATGAAAGATCCACTGGCAGGGATTGCCGAATCGGTGGGATATTTCAAAGGGGTTTGTGATGCAGTGAGTTAA
- a CDS encoding SDR family oxidoreductase, which produces MIGLDLKFKDQVAIVTGSSSGIGKACAIHLAELGAKVVVNYSSNLEEGEKTLNEILSKGGTGILVKADVSHEEEVKALFNETISKFGRIDIVISNAGLQKDSSFLEMTLEQWQKVIDVNLTGQFLVCREAARQFVAQEKAATEVNHSELSIGKIILMSSVHDVIPWAGHVNYAASKGGIMMFMKSISQELAPYKIRVNSVSPGAIKTSINKEVWSDPDKYKGLLQLIPYKRIGTPQDVAKAVAWLASDDSDYVNGETLYIDGGMTLYPEFADNG; this is translated from the coding sequence ATGATAGGTTTGGATCTGAAATTTAAAGATCAGGTTGCGATCGTTACAGGATCAAGTTCAGGAATTGGTAAAGCGTGCGCCATCCACCTGGCTGAGCTCGGTGCCAAAGTGGTGGTCAATTACAGTTCCAATCTGGAAGAAGGTGAAAAGACGCTGAATGAGATTCTTTCAAAAGGCGGAACCGGCATTCTGGTCAAAGCGGATGTGAGCCATGAAGAGGAAGTAAAAGCACTTTTCAATGAAACCATCAGCAAGTTTGGTCGGATCGACATTGTTATCAGCAACGCAGGTCTGCAAAAGGACTCTTCGTTTTTGGAAATGACGTTGGAGCAGTGGCAGAAAGTGATTGATGTAAACCTTACAGGTCAGTTTCTGGTTTGCCGTGAGGCCGCGAGGCAGTTCGTAGCGCAGGAAAAAGCTGCTACCGAAGTAAATCACAGCGAACTTTCGATTGGCAAAATTATCCTGATGAGTTCTGTGCACGACGTGATCCCCTGGGCCGGACATGTTAATTATGCGGCATCAAAGGGCGGCATAATGATGTTCATGAAGTCCATTTCGCAAGAACTCGCACCTTATAAGATACGGGTAAATTCTGTTAGCCCGGGTGCGATTAAAACTTCGATTAATAAAGAAGTTTGGTCTGATCCTGATAAATACAAAGGACTGTTACAATTGATCCCATACAAAAGAATTGGAACGCCGCAGGATGTAGCAAAGGCAGTCGCATGGCTTGCGTCTGATGATTCTGATTACGTCAATGGCGAAACGCTGTACATTGACGGCGGTATGACCCTTTATCCGGAATTTGCGGACAATGGTTAA
- the pgi gene encoding glucose-6-phosphate isomerase, protein MLKTVPFDQLAAYKKLKTHHKTISQKHLKALFEEDADRHKKFSIRFGDILLDYSKNRITTRTRSYLVQLAEEAGLADAIEQMFTGEKINATEGRSVLHVALRNRSNEPILSDGKDVMPDVNAVLAKMKEFSGKVRSGSWKGYSAKEITDIVNIGIGGSDLGPVMVTEALKAYGKPGLNVHFVSNVDGTHIAETIKSLNPETTLFMIASKTFTTQETMTNAHSARSWFLEKAGNKEHVKKHFVAISTNQTEVEKFGIDPENMFGFWDWVGGRYSLWSAIGLSIACSVGFQNFEQLLSGAHEMDKHFRTTKFERNIPVILALLGVWYNDFFDAQTQAILPYDQYMHRFAAYFQQGDMESNGKSTGRDGKPVGYQTGPVIWGEPGTNGQHAFYQLIHQGTKLIPCDFIAPATSHNPLGEHHKMLLSNFFAQTEALMNGKTEEEVKAELVAAKKSKEEIEFLTPFKVFSGNRPTNSILIKKITPKTLGSLIAMYEHKIFVQGIIWNIFSFDQWGVELGKQLANKIYPELQNDWPVSNHDSSTNGLINQYKRWR, encoded by the coding sequence ATGCTCAAAACCGTGCCCTTTGACCAGCTGGCAGCTTATAAAAAGCTGAAAACCCATCATAAAACCATTTCTCAGAAACATTTAAAGGCGCTTTTTGAGGAAGATGCGGATCGCCATAAGAAATTCTCGATCCGGTTTGGTGATATTTTATTAGACTATTCCAAAAACCGCATAACAACCCGTACTCGCTCTTATCTGGTTCAGCTTGCCGAAGAGGCAGGGCTAGCAGATGCAATTGAGCAAATGTTTACGGGAGAAAAAATCAATGCGACGGAAGGCCGCTCGGTGCTCCACGTCGCATTGCGCAACCGTTCCAACGAACCGATCTTATCCGACGGAAAAGATGTGATGCCGGACGTAAATGCTGTTCTGGCGAAGATGAAAGAGTTTTCTGGCAAAGTGAGATCCGGCAGCTGGAAAGGTTATTCGGCTAAGGAGATTACGGACATTGTGAACATTGGCATTGGCGGAAGTGATCTGGGCCCTGTTATGGTGACCGAGGCGCTGAAAGCTTATGGAAAGCCGGGGTTGAATGTCCATTTCGTATCCAATGTCGATGGCACGCATATCGCTGAAACGATCAAGTCGCTGAATCCGGAAACGACATTGTTTATGATCGCGTCCAAAACGTTCACCACCCAGGAAACGATGACCAATGCACATAGCGCGCGCTCATGGTTCTTGGAAAAAGCGGGCAATAAGGAGCATGTTAAAAAGCATTTTGTTGCGATTTCCACGAATCAAACCGAAGTTGAAAAATTCGGCATTGATCCCGAAAATATGTTTGGTTTCTGGGATTGGGTCGGTGGCCGCTATTCGCTCTGGTCTGCAATTGGGCTTTCTATTGCTTGTTCTGTTGGTTTCCAAAATTTTGAGCAGCTGCTTTCCGGTGCGCATGAAATGGATAAGCATTTCAGGACAACCAAGTTTGAAAGGAACATTCCGGTTATTCTTGCATTGTTGGGTGTTTGGTATAATGATTTCTTTGACGCGCAAACGCAGGCGATTTTGCCCTATGACCAATATATGCACCGTTTTGCTGCCTATTTCCAGCAGGGAGATATGGAAAGTAATGGTAAGAGCACGGGGCGTGACGGAAAACCGGTTGGTTACCAAACCGGTCCGGTGATTTGGGGCGAGCCTGGAACCAATGGTCAGCATGCATTTTACCAGCTGATCCACCAGGGAACGAAGCTGATTCCTTGCGATTTCATTGCGCCCGCTACGAGCCATAATCCATTGGGAGAACACCACAAAATGCTGTTGTCCAACTTTTTCGCCCAGACAGAAGCATTGATGAATGGAAAAACGGAAGAGGAAGTAAAAGCTGAGCTTGTGGCTGCTAAGAAGTCAAAAGAAGAGATAGAATTTTTAACACCGTTCAAAGTCTTTTCGGGTAATCGGCCTACGAACTCTATTTTGATTAAGAAAATCACGCCTAAGACATTAGGAAGCCTGATTGCGATGTATGAGCACAAGATTTTTGTGCAAGGCATCATCTGGAATATTTTCAGCTTCGATCAATGGGGTGTGGAGCTCGGTAAGCAGCTCGCCAACAAAATTTACCCCGAACTTCAAAACGATTGGCCTGTTTCAAACCACGATAGTTCAACCAACGGACTGATCAATCAATACAAGCGGTGGCGGTAA
- a CDS encoding VanZ family protein — protein sequence MFPKFFQSIIQLLSRSPWIAWFWTFLILLACTWPGKDIPSAPVAGFDKIVHGGLFIIWITLWTLVYPKKATLLVLLGMAYGLGLEFYQQLLPFDRTFDWWDAVADAAGVLIGFAFKSLLIDRYRHRLY from the coding sequence ATGTTTCCGAAATTTTTCCAAAGCATTATTCAATTGTTGTCACGAAGCCCGTGGATCGCCTGGTTTTGGACGTTCCTGATCCTGTTAGCCTGCACATGGCCGGGAAAAGACATTCCTTCCGCCCCAGTCGCTGGCTTCGATAAGATCGTGCATGGGGGACTTTTTATTATTTGGATTACATTATGGACGCTGGTATATCCAAAAAAAGCAACACTGTTGGTGCTGCTTGGAATGGCTTATGGACTTGGATTGGAATTTTACCAGCAGCTCCTGCCCTTCGACCGCACATTTGACTGGTGGGATGCCGTTGCGGATGCTGCTGGTGTGTTGATCGGATTTGCGTTTAAATCACTTTTGATTGATCGTTACCGCCACCGCTTGTATTGA